The following coding sequences are from one Geodermatophilus normandii window:
- a CDS encoding prenyltransferase has product MRRTVAAIAGEQGADGSLPWFRGGQLDPWDSVEAAMALDVGGEHARAAAAYRWLAARQRADGSWAAEYRDGVETQPAVESNHAGYLAVGTWHTWLASGDERLVTELWPAVRRGLDLVVDMQLATGAVSWALRPDGTPDDTALLTGNASLFQALRCGIALAGLAGQTQPDWELAVTGLGTALRTDPGAFADRSRWSMDWYYPVLAGAVTGEAARTRLGADWDRFVVPGLGARCVADRPWVTGAETCELALALVVAGQRDAAVEQVAAMQHLRHGDGSYWTGFVYPDDARWPVERTTWTAAAVVLAADALSGATPAAGLFADPAALPAPGTADSGSLPPITGRVQR; this is encoded by the coding sequence GTGCGGCGCACGGTGGCCGCCATCGCCGGCGAGCAGGGCGCCGACGGGTCGCTGCCGTGGTTCCGCGGCGGGCAGCTCGACCCGTGGGACTCGGTCGAGGCGGCCATGGCCCTCGACGTCGGCGGGGAGCACGCGCGGGCGGCGGCCGCCTACCGCTGGCTGGCCGCCCGGCAGCGCGCCGACGGCTCCTGGGCCGCCGAGTACCGCGACGGCGTCGAGACCCAGCCCGCCGTCGAGAGCAACCACGCCGGCTACCTCGCCGTCGGCACGTGGCACACCTGGCTGGCCAGCGGGGACGAGCGGCTGGTCACCGAGCTGTGGCCGGCCGTGCGCCGCGGCCTGGACCTCGTCGTGGACATGCAGCTGGCCACCGGCGCGGTCAGCTGGGCGCTGCGCCCCGACGGCACGCCCGACGACACCGCGCTGCTCACCGGCAACGCGAGCCTGTTCCAGGCGCTGCGCTGCGGCATCGCGCTGGCCGGGCTGGCGGGGCAGACGCAGCCGGACTGGGAGCTGGCCGTCACCGGCCTCGGGACGGCGCTGCGGACCGACCCCGGGGCCTTCGCCGACCGGTCCCGCTGGTCGATGGACTGGTACTACCCCGTCCTCGCCGGCGCGGTCACCGGCGAGGCCGCCCGCACGCGCCTGGGCGCCGACTGGGACCGCTTCGTCGTCCCCGGGCTCGGGGCGCGGTGCGTCGCCGACCGTCCCTGGGTGACCGGCGCGGAGACCTGCGAGCTGGCGCTGGCGCTCGTCGTCGCCGGGCAGCGCGACGCCGCGGTGGAGCAGGTGGCGGCGATGCAGCACCTGCGGCACGGCGACGGCTCGTACTGGACCGGCTTCGTCTACCCCGACGACGCCCGCTGGCCGGTCGAGCGGACCACCTGGACGGCGGCCGCGGTGGTGCTCGCCGCCGACGCCCTCTCCGGCGCGACGCCGGCCGCCGGGCTGTTCGCCGACCCCGCCGCGCTGCCCGCGCCGGGGACCGCCGACAGCGGTTCCCTCCCGCCGATCACGGGCAGGGTGCAGCGGTGA
- a CDS encoding DUF4192 domain-containing protein — MDDSPIPVIRLGDTGEVAAALPHLLGFHPAESVVLVSLRGAGGSRVGLTVRADLPPPAAARSLAHTLAGKVVTDEPEAVLLAVVSETCDTAGTPVLSGTGSLTPAPELPHRDLVHEVVLALDARDVPVREALLVRAGRWWDYDCPYPCCEPGAGTPLPGGASPLAAAAVAGGAVLAAGRGALAARITPSDDDPGAAAMAAACLSAGREHAARLRSPGRAAVAAEAGAAVAAAVADCRPGPATAATRLADARVARVLWGLTLTEVRDRALGLALGEDAAAAEVLWTECTRRAPVPLEGPPATLLAVSAWLRGDGAMANVALDRALAADPGATLPRLLADGLAACLPPSALRALIGSTLEQGAAG, encoded by the coding sequence GTGGACGACTCCCCGATCCCCGTCATCCGGCTCGGCGACACCGGCGAGGTCGCCGCCGCCCTGCCGCACCTGCTCGGCTTCCACCCGGCCGAGTCCGTCGTGCTCGTCAGCCTCCGCGGGGCGGGCGGCAGCCGCGTCGGCCTGACGGTGCGCGCCGACCTGCCCCCGCCCGCCGCGGCTCGGTCGCTGGCGCACACGCTCGCCGGCAAGGTGGTGACCGACGAGCCGGAGGCCGTCCTGCTGGCCGTCGTCTCCGAGACCTGCGACACCGCGGGCACCCCGGTGCTGTCCGGCACCGGCTCCCTGACTCCGGCGCCGGAACTGCCGCACCGCGACCTGGTGCACGAGGTCGTGCTCGCGCTCGACGCCCGGGACGTCCCGGTGCGCGAGGCACTGCTGGTGCGGGCGGGCCGCTGGTGGGACTACGACTGCCCGTACCCGTGCTGCGAGCCCGGCGCGGGGACGCCGTTGCCCGGCGGGGCCAGCCCGCTGGCCGCCGCGGCGGTGGCGGGCGGGGCGGTCCTCGCCGCCGGCCGGGGTGCGCTGGCCGCGCGGATCACCCCGTCCGACGACGACCCCGGCGCCGCGGCGATGGCGGCCGCCTGCCTGTCCGCCGGTCGGGAGCACGCCGCGCGGCTCCGGTCGCCGGGACGGGCGGCGGTCGCCGCGGAGGCCGGCGCCGCGGTCGCCGCGGCCGTGGCCGACTGCCGGCCGGGTCCCGCCACGGCGGCCACCCGGCTGGCCGACGCCCGGGTGGCCCGGGTGCTGTGGGGGCTCACGCTGACGGAGGTGCGCGACCGCGCGCTCGGTCTGGCGCTCGGCGAGGACGCCGCGGCCGCCGAGGTGCTGTGGACCGAGTGCACCCGCCGCGCGCCGGTGCCGCTGGAGGGGCCGCCGGCCACCCTGCTCGCGGTCAGCGCCTGGCTGCGGGGCGACGGCGCCATGGCCAACGTGGCGCTGGACCGGGCGCTGGCCGCCGATCCCGGCGCCACCCTGCCCCGGCTGCTGGCCGACGGCCTGGCCGCCTGCCTGCCGCCGTCGGCGCTGCGCGCGCTGATCGGCAGCACGCTCGAGCAGGGCGCCGCCGGGTGA
- a CDS encoding metal-dependent transcriptional regulator — MNDLIDTTEMYLRTIFELEEEGIVPLRARIAERLHQSGPTVSQTVARMERDGLLTVEGDRHLQLSETGRALATAVMRKHRLAECLLVDVIGLDYADVHEEACRWEHVMSEAVERKLLSLLGNPTVSPFGNPIPGLDALGGETSAVLDALTLLSTTATAEGRRVTVRRISEQLQEDATLLRALADQGIRPGATMVAQSVNGTVTLDGHPVPPGVAQHLFVSALDEDLTPVEAAAQL, encoded by the coding sequence GTGAACGACCTCATCGACACCACCGAGATGTACCTCCGCACGATCTTCGAGCTGGAGGAGGAGGGCATCGTCCCGCTGCGGGCGCGCATCGCCGAGCGGCTGCACCAGAGCGGCCCGACGGTGAGCCAGACCGTGGCGCGCATGGAGCGCGACGGTCTGCTGACCGTCGAGGGCGACCGGCACCTGCAACTGTCGGAGACCGGGCGGGCGCTCGCCACCGCCGTCATGCGCAAGCACCGGCTGGCCGAGTGCCTGCTCGTGGACGTCATCGGCCTCGACTACGCCGACGTCCACGAGGAGGCCTGCCGCTGGGAGCACGTGATGAGCGAGGCGGTCGAGCGCAAGCTGCTGTCCCTGCTCGGCAACCCCACGGTCTCCCCCTTCGGCAACCCCATCCCGGGCCTCGACGCGCTCGGCGGGGAGACCTCGGCGGTCCTCGACGCGCTGACCCTGCTGTCCACCACGGCGACCGCCGAGGGCCGGCGGGTGACCGTGCGGCGGATCAGCGAGCAGCTGCAGGAGGACGCCACGCTGCTGCGCGCGCTCGCCGACCAGGGGATCCGTCCCGGCGCCACGATGGTGGCGCAGTCGGTGAACGGCACGGTCACCCTCGACGGCCACCCGGTCCCGCCGGGCGTGGCCCAGCACCTGTTCGTCTCGGCGCTGGACGAGGACCTCACCCCGGTCGAGGCCGCCGCCCAGCTCTGA
- a CDS encoding glycosyltransferase family 2 protein, translating into MSEDPPAPHHSQARGGTLQEGHPDGRVAVVVITHQRRDEVLVALARLLELPERPHVVVVDNGSTDGTAEAVRERFPTVELVASPENLGAIGRNVGIDRLATPYVAFCDDDTWWDPGSLRTAADVLDAHPRLAVVTARILVEPGGREDPIVPELRDSPVPGADWLPGPALGSFLAGASVVRREAFLAVGGFCERLWLGGEEELMAGDLAAAGWELCYLPALTVHHQASKARDSHRRRRDGIRNTLWTTWLRRPLRPALRRTLHLLATLPRDRVTAQGLGAAARGIPWVLRERRVLPAHAEARFAALDAVQRRSTARRYVS; encoded by the coding sequence GTGAGTGAGGACCCTCCTGCCCCCCACCACTCGCAGGCTCGCGGCGGGACCCTGCAGGAGGGCCACCCCGATGGGCGGGTCGCCGTCGTCGTCATCACCCACCAGCGGCGCGACGAGGTGCTGGTGGCGCTGGCGCGGCTGCTGGAGCTGCCCGAGCGGCCGCACGTCGTGGTGGTCGACAACGGCTCCACCGACGGGACGGCGGAGGCGGTCCGCGAGCGCTTCCCCACGGTGGAGCTGGTGGCCAGCCCGGAGAACCTGGGCGCGATCGGCCGCAACGTGGGCATCGACCGCCTCGCCACGCCCTACGTGGCCTTCTGCGACGACGACACGTGGTGGGACCCGGGCTCGCTGCGGACGGCGGCCGACGTCCTCGACGCGCACCCGCGGCTGGCCGTGGTGACCGCGCGGATCCTCGTCGAGCCCGGCGGCCGCGAGGACCCGATCGTGCCGGAGCTGCGCGACTCCCCCGTCCCCGGCGCCGACTGGCTGCCCGGGCCGGCGCTGGGCTCGTTCCTCGCCGGCGCGAGCGTGGTCCGCCGGGAGGCGTTCCTCGCCGTCGGCGGGTTCTGCGAGCGGCTGTGGCTGGGCGGTGAGGAGGAGCTGATGGCCGGCGACCTCGCCGCGGCCGGCTGGGAGCTGTGCTACCTGCCCGCGCTCACCGTGCACCACCAGGCGTCGAAGGCCCGCGACTCGCACCGCCGCCGGCGCGACGGCATCCGCAACACCCTCTGGACGACGTGGCTGCGGCGGCCGCTGCGCCCCGCGCTGCGCCGCACGCTGCACCTGCTCGCCACCCTCCCGCGCGACCGGGTCACCGCGCAGGGGCTCGGGGCCGCCGCCCGCGGGATCCCGTGGGTGCTGCGCGAGCGGCGGGTGCTCCCCGCCCACGCCGAGGCCCGGTTCGCCGCGCTCGACGCCGTCCAGCGCCGCTCCACCGCCCGCCGCTACGTCAGCTGA
- a CDS encoding Dabb family protein, which yields MIRHVVHFTWSDAADDARRARTVAALRALPEQVSGSLAFTVAPDAGLVEGNADTVLVADFPDAEAFRRYATDPVHLEVIAEHVRPFLAARSAVQYEL from the coding sequence GTGATCCGACACGTCGTGCACTTCACCTGGTCCGACGCCGCCGACGACGCCCGGCGGGCGCGGACCGTGGCCGCGCTGCGGGCGCTGCCCGAGCAGGTGTCCGGTTCACTGGCGTTCACCGTCGCCCCCGACGCCGGGCTGGTGGAGGGCAACGCGGACACGGTCCTCGTGGCCGACTTCCCCGACGCCGAGGCCTTCCGCCGCTACGCCACCGACCCCGTGCACCTCGAGGTCATCGCCGAGCACGTCCGCCCGTTCCTGGCCGCGCGCAGCGCCGTCCAGTACGAGCTGTGA
- a CDS encoding class I SAM-dependent methyltransferase — protein MPDDEGHALYEAARAVGVPGPLLEIGSWMGKSALYLAAAARETGRQVVTVDHHRGSEEHQPGWEYHDPSLVDPAVGLLDTLPRFRRTIADAGAEDVVVAVVTRSEVLAPLWSTPLALLFLDGSHTEESARRDQDAWVAKLAVGGTLAIHDVFPDPADGGQAPFGVYRRVLASGAFTELPGTGSLRLLRRGR, from the coding sequence ATGCCCGACGACGAGGGCCATGCCCTCTACGAGGCCGCCCGCGCGGTCGGCGTGCCGGGCCCGCTGCTGGAGATCGGCTCCTGGATGGGCAAGTCGGCGCTGTACCTCGCCGCCGCGGCGCGCGAGACCGGCCGGCAGGTGGTCACCGTCGACCACCACCGCGGCTCCGAGGAGCACCAGCCCGGCTGGGAGTACCACGACCCGTCGCTGGTCGACCCCGCCGTCGGGCTGCTGGACACCCTGCCGCGGTTCCGCCGCACGATCGCCGACGCCGGTGCCGAGGACGTCGTCGTCGCCGTCGTCACGCGGTCGGAGGTGCTCGCGCCGCTGTGGTCGACGCCGCTGGCGCTGCTGTTCCTCGACGGCAGCCACACCGAGGAGTCCGCCCGCCGCGACCAGGACGCCTGGGTGGCCAAGCTCGCGGTCGGCGGCACGCTGGCCATCCACGACGTCTTCCCCGACCCCGCCGACGGCGGCCAGGCACCGTTCGGCGTGTACCGGCGGGTGCTGGCATCGGGCGCGTTCACCGAGCTGCCCGGCACCGGGTCGCTGCGGCTGCTGCGCCGTGGACGCTGA
- a CDS encoding alpha/beta hydrolase family protein, producing MSQPDAVSDSRPETAPGPDPAHPFARLADFVAIPRVSGLALAPDGRLAVSVQTLDAERKKWVSALWDVDPEGQRPPRRLTRSAPGESAPAFAPDGTLLFVSARPDPGAGADGGEPKPALWALPSGGGEARPVVTRPGGVGGFAVAADSGDVVVVASAMPGAADAAEDEQRRKARSDAGVSAVLHEAYPVRHWDSDLGPAAPHLFWAGALPAEDPAGGRPEPVALRDLTPDAAPPTGSGESAVLSPDGRLLLRVDSVPDGPAGRRDRLVLVETATGESRVLVDDPLADVYSGAFSPDGASVVCVRETLTTYAEPPDYTLLLVDVASAETRDLTAGFDRWPSAPQFSAEGDAVYFLADEDGRHALFRVELSGGGPVRLTADGAYSDLRVARDGRALFALRSAYDEPPAPVRLDPRATGQHPAPLPSPGALGPLPGTLHEVRATAADGAEVQSWLVLPEGAGADAPAPLVLWIHGGPLMSWNSWSWRWCPWVLAARGYAVLLPNPALSQGFGQDFVRRGWGEWGGAPYTDLMTAVDAALERPDVDAERTAAMGGSFGGYMANWVATQTDRFRAIVTHASLWDLDSFVGTTDAAYYWEKEWGDPLTTPKRYEQNSPHRFADAIRTPMLVIHGDKDYRVPIGEALRLWYDLQKRGVPSRFLYFPDENHWVLTPGNATVWYETVIAFLAEHVLGEGWQRPELV from the coding sequence GTGAGCCAGCCCGACGCCGTGTCCGACAGCCGGCCCGAGACCGCTCCCGGCCCCGATCCGGCGCACCCGTTCGCGCGGCTGGCCGACTTCGTCGCGATCCCGCGGGTGAGCGGGCTCGCCCTGGCTCCCGACGGCCGCCTCGCGGTGTCGGTGCAGACCCTCGACGCCGAGCGGAAGAAGTGGGTCTCGGCGCTGTGGGACGTCGATCCCGAGGGGCAGCGGCCGCCGCGCCGCCTGACCCGCAGCGCGCCCGGTGAGTCGGCGCCGGCCTTCGCTCCCGACGGCACGCTGCTGTTCGTCTCGGCCCGCCCCGATCCCGGTGCCGGCGCGGACGGCGGCGAGCCGAAGCCGGCGCTGTGGGCGCTGCCGTCCGGCGGCGGCGAGGCGCGGCCGGTGGTCACCCGTCCCGGCGGCGTGGGCGGGTTCGCCGTCGCCGCCGACAGCGGCGACGTGGTCGTCGTCGCCTCGGCCATGCCCGGGGCCGCCGACGCGGCCGAGGACGAGCAGCGCCGCAAGGCGCGCAGCGACGCTGGGGTGTCGGCGGTCCTGCACGAGGCGTATCCGGTCCGCCACTGGGACTCCGACCTCGGGCCGGCGGCGCCGCACCTGTTCTGGGCCGGCGCCCTCCCCGCCGAGGACCCCGCCGGCGGACGGCCCGAGCCGGTCGCCCTGCGCGACCTGACACCCGACGCCGCCCCGCCCACCGGCTCCGGCGAGTCGGCCGTCCTCTCCCCCGACGGCCGGCTGCTGCTGCGCGTGGACTCCGTGCCCGACGGTCCGGCCGGCCGCCGCGACCGGCTGGTCCTGGTCGAGACCGCGACCGGGGAGAGCCGGGTGCTGGTCGACGACCCGCTGGCCGACGTGTACTCCGGCGCCTTCTCCCCCGACGGCGCCTCGGTGGTGTGCGTGCGCGAGACGCTGACGACCTACGCCGAGCCGCCGGACTACACGCTCCTGCTGGTCGACGTGGCCTCCGCCGAGACCCGTGACCTCACCGCCGGCTTCGACCGCTGGCCGAGCGCCCCGCAGTTCAGCGCCGAGGGCGACGCCGTGTACTTCCTGGCCGACGAGGACGGCCGGCACGCGCTGTTCCGCGTGGAGCTCTCCGGCGGCGGACCGGTCCGGCTGACCGCCGACGGCGCCTACAGCGACCTGCGGGTGGCCCGCGACGGCCGTGCCCTGTTCGCGCTGCGCTCGGCCTACGACGAGCCGCCCGCGCCGGTGCGCCTGGACCCGCGGGCGACCGGCCAGCACCCCGCGCCGCTGCCGTCCCCGGGCGCCCTCGGGCCGCTGCCGGGCACCCTGCACGAGGTGCGCGCGACCGCCGCCGACGGCGCGGAGGTGCAGTCCTGGCTGGTCCTGCCGGAGGGCGCCGGCGCCGACGCACCGGCCCCGCTGGTGCTGTGGATCCACGGCGGGCCGCTGATGAGCTGGAACTCCTGGTCCTGGCGCTGGTGCCCGTGGGTGCTGGCGGCCCGCGGCTACGCCGTGCTGCTGCCCAACCCGGCGCTGTCGCAGGGTTTCGGCCAGGACTTCGTCCGCCGGGGCTGGGGCGAGTGGGGTGGTGCGCCCTACACCGACCTCATGACCGCCGTCGACGCCGCGCTCGAGCGTCCCGACGTCGACGCCGAGCGCACCGCGGCGATGGGCGGCTCCTTCGGCGGCTACATGGCCAACTGGGTGGCCACCCAGACCGACCGCTTCCGCGCGATCGTCACCCACGCGAGCCTGTGGGACCTCGACTCGTTCGTGGGCACCACCGACGCCGCCTACTACTGGGAGAAGGAGTGGGGCGACCCGCTGACCACCCCCAAGCGGTACGAGCAGAACTCACCGCACCGGTTCGCCGACGCCATCCGCACGCCGATGCTGGTGATCCACGGGGACAAGGACTACCGCGTGCCGATCGGGGAGGCGCTGCGGCTCTGGTACGACCTGCAGAAGCGCGGCGTCCCCTCGCGGTTCCTGTACTTCCCCGACGAGAACCACTGGGTGCTGACCCCGGGCAACGCGACGGTCTGGTACGAGACGGTGATCGCCTTCCTGGCCGAGCACGTCCTCGGGGAGGGGTGGCAGCGGCCGGAGCTGGTGTGA
- a CDS encoding TraR/DksA family transcriptional regulator, protein MDADRLGAERAAAQAQIEALTREFDAIVAASQASNADDEHDPEGATIAFERQQVAALLDQARRRLADVDAAVTAVEAGTYGRCESCGRPIAPERLDARPTARTCITCAT, encoded by the coding sequence GTGGACGCTGACCGGCTCGGGGCCGAGCGCGCGGCCGCGCAGGCCCAGATCGAGGCGCTGACCCGCGAGTTCGACGCCATCGTCGCCGCGTCGCAGGCGTCGAACGCCGACGACGAGCACGACCCGGAGGGCGCGACGATCGCCTTCGAACGCCAGCAGGTGGCCGCGCTGCTCGACCAGGCCCGCCGCCGGCTGGCCGACGTCGACGCCGCCGTGACCGCCGTCGAGGCCGGCACCTACGGCCGCTGCGAGTCCTGCGGCCGGCCGATCGCCCCCGAGCGCCTCGACGCCCGCCCGACCGCCCGCACCTGCATCACCTGCGCGACCTGA
- a CDS encoding glycosyltransferase family 4 protein → MGRRLRIALLSYRSKPHGGGQGVYVRALSRELTALGHSVEVFSGQPYPELDEGVPLTPVPSLDLYREPDPFRTPRPSEFRDWIDVAEWAAMCTAGFPEPLTFTLRAARLLLPRASEFDVVHDNQSLGYGLLRLLRAGVPTVATVHHPVAIDRRLELAAAPTLRRRLTLHRWYGFTAMQARVAPRLDAVTTVSENSRRDIETHLGVPASGVEVIPVGIDPGVFTPPPAGQPRDADSIVVTTSADVPLKGLVHLLEAVAKLRTERPVRLTVVGTARPGGPAEAALDRLGLRDAVRFTGPLPEADLVRLLQTATVAAIPSLYEGFSLPAVEAMACGTPLVTTDAGALPEVVGTQAGLRVRAGDVDELTAGLRLVLEKPSLQEQLGRAGRRRVLASYTWRSTAERTADWYTEVLARKGAQC, encoded by the coding sequence ATGGGACGACGGCTGCGGATCGCACTGCTGTCGTACCGGAGCAAGCCGCACGGGGGCGGGCAGGGCGTCTACGTCCGGGCGCTGTCGCGGGAGCTGACCGCGCTCGGCCACTCCGTCGAGGTGTTCAGCGGCCAGCCCTATCCCGAGCTCGACGAGGGCGTCCCGCTCACCCCGGTGCCCAGCCTCGACCTCTACCGCGAGCCCGATCCGTTCCGGACGCCGCGGCCCTCGGAGTTCCGCGACTGGATCGACGTCGCCGAGTGGGCCGCGATGTGCACCGCAGGCTTCCCCGAGCCGCTGACCTTCACGCTGCGCGCCGCCCGCCTGCTGCTGCCCCGGGCGTCGGAGTTCGACGTCGTGCACGACAACCAGTCCCTCGGCTACGGGCTGCTGCGGTTGCTCCGCGCGGGCGTCCCGACCGTGGCCACCGTGCACCACCCGGTCGCCATCGACCGGCGGCTCGAACTGGCCGCGGCGCCCACGCTGCGCCGCCGGCTGACCCTGCACCGCTGGTACGGCTTCACCGCCATGCAGGCCCGGGTCGCCCCCCGCCTGGACGCGGTCACCACCGTGTCGGAGAACTCCCGGCGCGACATCGAGACCCACCTGGGCGTGCCCGCCTCCGGCGTCGAGGTCATCCCGGTCGGCATCGACCCCGGCGTCTTCACCCCGCCGCCGGCCGGGCAGCCGCGCGACGCCGACTCGATCGTCGTCACCACCAGCGCCGACGTGCCGCTCAAGGGGCTGGTGCACCTGCTGGAGGCCGTCGCCAAGCTGCGCACCGAGCGGCCGGTGCGGCTCACCGTCGTCGGCACGGCGCGGCCCGGCGGGCCGGCGGAGGCGGCGCTGGACCGCCTCGGCCTGCGCGACGCCGTCCGCTTCACCGGCCCGCTGCCCGAGGCCGACCTCGTGCGGCTCCTGCAGACGGCCACCGTGGCGGCCATCCCCTCGCTGTACGAGGGCTTCTCGCTGCCCGCGGTCGAGGCCATGGCCTGCGGGACGCCGCTGGTGACCACCGACGCCGGGGCACTGCCGGAGGTGGTCGGCACCCAGGCGGGCCTGCGCGTGCGCGCCGGCGACGTCGACGAGCTCACCGCCGGGCTGCGCCTGGTGCTGGAGAAGCCCTCGCTGCAGGAGCAGCTGGGCCGGGCCGGGCGCCGCCGGGTGCTCGCCTCCTACACCTGGCGGTCGACGGCCGAGCGGACGGCGGACTGGTACACCGAGGTGCTGGCACGGAAGGGCGCGCAGTGCTGA
- a CDS encoding glycosyltransferase family 2 protein — protein sequence MTTTSPATAPSRHASADGVTVVVMSRDRREDLLATLPRHEAPVVLVDNGSTDGTVEAVRAALPQVTVLPLVENAGARARTIGAGHAGTEFVAFADDDSWWAPGDLARAAAVMRAHPRLAVLNARVLVGPEERLDPLCAELATSPLGTPPHLPGPRLLGFLGCAAMVRRDAFLAVGGFDPVVRFPGEEERLSLDLAAAGWDIAYVDAVTVHHHPSLRRHDPRPGARRSGGRGCSPRSCGCRRATSPGRSPRRCGPARRSAAGCGGHCRTCPPRCAAGGGCPGTCWPTCGCSRGPPGE from the coding sequence GTGACCACCACCTCCCCCGCGACGGCTCCGTCCCGGCACGCGTCCGCCGACGGCGTCACGGTCGTCGTGATGAGCCGCGACCGGCGCGAGGACCTGCTGGCCACGCTCCCCCGCCACGAGGCACCCGTCGTGCTGGTGGACAACGGCTCGACCGACGGCACCGTCGAGGCCGTCCGGGCCGCGCTGCCGCAGGTGACGGTCCTGCCGCTGGTGGAGAACGCCGGCGCCCGCGCCCGCACGATCGGCGCCGGGCACGCCGGCACGGAGTTCGTCGCCTTCGCCGACGACGACTCCTGGTGGGCGCCCGGCGACCTCGCGCGCGCGGCGGCGGTCATGCGCGCCCACCCGCGGCTGGCGGTGCTCAACGCGCGCGTCCTCGTGGGCCCCGAGGAGCGGCTCGACCCGCTGTGCGCGGAGCTGGCCACCAGCCCGCTCGGCACCCCGCCGCACCTGCCCGGCCCCCGGCTGCTCGGCTTCCTCGGCTGCGCGGCGATGGTGCGCCGCGACGCGTTCCTCGCCGTCGGCGGGTTCGACCCCGTGGTGCGCTTCCCCGGCGAGGAGGAGCGGCTGTCCCTCGACCTCGCCGCCGCGGGCTGGGACATCGCCTACGTCGACGCGGTGACCGTGCACCACCACCCCTCCCTCCGCCGGCACGACCCGCGGCCCGGCGCGCGGCGATCTGGCGGTCGCGGGTGCTCACCGCGGTCATGCGGCTGCCGGCGCGCGACGTCGCCCGGACGGTCGCCGCGGCGTTGCGGGCCGGCGCGCCGGAGCGCCGCGGGCTGCGGCGGGCACTGCCGGACCTGCCCGCCGCGCTGCGCCGCCGGCGGCGGCTGCCCGGGCACGTGCTGGCCGACCTGCGGCTGCTCGCGGGGGCCGCCCGGTGAGTGA
- a CDS encoding class I SAM-dependent methyltransferase yields the protein MLTVDYDLLDLRPGMTVLDLGCGEGRHAFEAYRRGAHVVAVDWGVPEVATTKEWLGAIAAAGEAPAGARFEVLRGDLRHLPFPDASVDRVMASEVLEHIPDDGTAMAEIARVLKPGGRAVVTVPRYGPERICWALSDAYHANEGGHVRIYRGDVLRARLAVAGLVPGRQHHAHALHAPFWWLKCAVGVDRDAAVVRAYHRLLVWDLTRRPLLTRVAEKVFDPLFGKSLVVYADKPAVAQAAAAPAREKTAAAR from the coding sequence GTGCTGACCGTCGACTACGACCTGCTCGACCTGCGCCCCGGCATGACCGTGCTGGACCTCGGCTGCGGCGAGGGCCGGCACGCCTTCGAGGCCTACCGCCGCGGCGCGCACGTCGTCGCCGTCGACTGGGGCGTGCCGGAGGTGGCGACCACGAAGGAGTGGCTCGGCGCGATCGCCGCGGCCGGCGAGGCCCCGGCCGGTGCCCGCTTCGAGGTGCTGCGCGGCGACCTGCGGCACCTGCCGTTCCCCGACGCCAGCGTCGACCGGGTCATGGCCTCCGAGGTGCTCGAGCACATCCCCGACGACGGCACCGCGATGGCCGAGATCGCCCGGGTGCTCAAGCCGGGCGGGAGGGCCGTCGTCACCGTGCCCCGGTACGGCCCCGAGCGGATCTGCTGGGCGCTGTCGGACGCCTACCACGCCAACGAGGGCGGCCACGTCCGCATCTACCGCGGCGACGTGCTGCGCGCCCGGCTCGCCGTCGCCGGCCTGGTGCCCGGGCGGCAGCACCACGCGCACGCGCTGCACGCGCCGTTCTGGTGGCTCAAGTGCGCCGTCGGGGTGGACCGCGACGCCGCCGTCGTCCGCGCCTACCACCGGCTGCTGGTCTGGGACCTCACGAGGCGGCCGCTGCTCACCCGGGTGGCCGAGAAGGTGTTCGACCCGCTGTTCGGCAAGAGCCTGGTCGTCTACGCGGACAAGCCCGCCGTCGCGCAGGCGGCGGCCGCCCCGGCGCGGGAGAAGACCGCTGCCGCGCGCTGA